The sequence below is a genomic window from Polaribacter vadi.
TCTAAAATTGGGTCATCTAATTGAAAAAAGCTGAGTTGCATATCTTCATGTTGCGATTGTTTTAAAACATCTTTAACTTCTGCGTTTTTGTTGTTTTTCTCTAACTGTTTTAGAATTTTATTAGCTCTATGAATCACCATATTTGGCATTCCAGCTAATTTTGCTACGTGAATACCAAAACTATGATTTGAGCCACCAGAAACGAGCTTACGTAGAAAAATAATGTTGTCTTCCAACTCTTTTACAGACACATTAAAGTTTTTAATACGTTCAAAAGTTGAGGTCATTTCATTCAATTCGTGATAATGGGTTGCAAATAATGTTTTTGCTTTGGTTGGATGTTCGTGCAGAAACTCTGAAATTGCCCAAGCAATCGAAATTCCATCATAAGTACTGGTTCCTCTACCAATTTCATCTAATAAAATTAAACTACGCTCAGAAACGTTATTTAAGATAGATGCAGTTTCATTCATTTCTACCATAAAAGTAGATTCGCCCATAGAAATATTATCACTGGCACCAACTCTTGTAAAAATCTTATCGACAATCCCAATTTTTGCATTCTGAGCAGGCACATAACTGCCCATTTGTGCTAATAAAACAATGAGTGCAGTTTGTCTTAAAATAGCTGATTTACCAGACATATTGGGTCCAGTAATCATAATAATTTGTTGCTGATTTCTGTTTAAAACAACATCGTTTGCAATATAGGTTTGATCTATTGGAAGTTGTTTTTCAATTACTGGATGTCGTCCATTTTTAATTTCTAAATCAGTGCCTTCATCCATAATTGGACGTACATAATTGTTATCAATCGCTAGCACAGAAAATGCTAAAAGACAGTCAATTTTTGCAATAATTTGTGCATTTTCTTGCACAACATCCACAAATTGAATGATGTATTGCAGTAATTTAGAAAAAATTTCTTGTTCTATTTTTGCTATTTTTTCTTCTGCTCCAAGAATTTTTGTTTCGTATTCTTTGAGCTCCTCAGTAATATATCTTTCTGCAGAAACCAACGTTTGTTTTCGAATCCATTCTTGAGGAACCTTGTCTTTATGCGTGTTTCTAACCTCAATATAATAGCCAAATACGTTATTAAAGGCAATTTTTAAACTCGTAATTCCTGTAGCTTCAGTTTCTCGAGCCAACATAGCATCTAAATACTGTTTTCCTGAGGATGAAATTGCACGTAAATCATCTAATTCTTGATGCACATTATTGGCAATTGCATTTCCTTTATTGATGTTTACAGGAGCTTCATCAAATAATGTTTCTGTAATTTTTTGAATTAAAACCTCACAAGTATGTAGTTGTTTCCCAAGTTCTTGAACTGTTGTATTGTTGCTTTTTTCTGAGGCACTTTTTATCGGTAAAATTGCTTTTAACGAATCTTTTAACAACACAATTTCTCTTGGAGAGGCTTTGCCTGTGGCAACTTTAGAAATTAATCTTTCTAAGTCGGATATTTGTTTTAGTTGATAGGTTACAGTCTTCGAAAAATCATTTGAATTGATGAAAAATTTGACCAATTCGTGTCGATTTTTTATTTCATCAATATTTTTTAAAGGCAAAGCCAACCAACGTTTTAATAAACGGCCACCCATAGGTGAAATGGTTTTATCAATGATGTCTAAGAGTGTTACAGCATTTACAGAATTAGGATTGTAAAGCTCTAAATTTCTAACCGTAAACCTGTCCATCCA
It includes:
- the mutS gene encoding DNA mismatch repair protein MutS; the protein is MKQYNAIKKKYPDAMLLFRVGDFYETFGEDAKKAAGVLGITLTKRGAGSDSETALAGFPHHSLNTYLPKLVKAGMRVAICDQLEDPKMTKTIVKRGVTELVTPGVSLNDEVLQSKTNNFLAAVHFDKKQLGISFLDVSTGEYLVAQGNAEYIDKLLQNFSPSEVLVQKQHKQQFLELFENRYYTFYLDDWVFQKEYANETLHNHFEVKSLKGFGIHEVKNGIIAAGAVLYYLSETQHNQLKHIQSISRIAEDNYVWMDRFTVRNLELYNPNSVNAVTLLDIIDKTISPMGGRLLKRWLALPLKNIDEIKNRHELVKFFINSNDFSKTVTYQLKQISDLERLISKVATGKASPREIVLLKDSLKAILPIKSASEKSNNTTVQELGKQLHTCEVLIQKITETLFDEAPVNINKGNAIANNVHQELDDLRAISSSGKQYLDAMLARETEATGITSLKIAFNNVFGYYIEVRNTHKDKVPQEWIRKQTLVSAERYITEELKEYETKILGAEEKIAKIEQEIFSKLLQYIIQFVDVVQENAQIIAKIDCLLAFSVLAIDNNYVRPIMDEGTDLEIKNGRHPVIEKQLPIDQTYIANDVVLNRNQQQIIMITGPNMSGKSAILRQTALIVLLAQMGSYVPAQNAKIGIVDKIFTRVGASDNISMGESTFMVEMNETASILNNVSERSLILLDEIGRGTSTYDGISIAWAISEFLHEHPTKAKTLFATHYHELNEMTSTFERIKNFNVSVKELEDNIIFLRKLVSGGSNHSFGIHVAKLAGMPNMVIHRANKILKQLEKNNKNAEVKDVLKQSQHEDMQLSFFQLDDPILENIREEILTINIDTLTPIEALMKLNEIKRMLVKKNG